TTGTAATCTTGGAAATGCCATTTTTACGAACATCGTATACTTGATGTGAAAGCATGAATTGGAGTTTGATCTGTTCATGTGATACATTACCCCAGAAAGGTTTATTGAACATTTTCCGACGGCTTTGAATTTTACTCTACCCATCTAGGGGAAGAGACATTTATTGCCTCTTAACTGAAAAAGGGTCAAGTTTTATTATGTGGTTTAGTATATTTCTAGGATAGAATATTTACCAACCTCTCTTTGGAACTGCTGTTGACCTTGTGAAAAATCTGGCCTCCAGAATCTTTATTGCAACAGGCGTGTGATCCAGAAAAGCCTTGTAAACCGGCCTGTATCCACCTTCACCAATTTTATCAGAATCAGAGAAATAATTTGTCGCGGCTCCAATCTCATTGATTGAGTACTTCCTATATTTTATAACATTGCGCGCTAATGCGTCCATTGCTGTTTGTTTCTCATCAGCCTCATGCTTGAACTTCATTTCAGCATGCCTTCTTCTCTCTGACTCTAACTCTGCTATGCGTTGAGCCTTAGTTGTTACTAAAACTGCAGCCTTATACTTTTGCTTCTCTCTTTTAACTATGGCTAATGTAGATTCTTGTGCATGATTTGCAACTTCTGATTTACGTGTCTCTTCTGTCTTCCATTGGTCAATCTCCCTTACCTGAAattaaatatcattttattaaCTTTTTCCTAGAAAATGTCTTTTTGTTACAGCAATGTTGGCATTGTAAACTGATTGCCTTCTCATTAGCAGTTGCAGCTTCTATGCATGCTGCATTGTACTTCGGTGTCGCATGTTTTAGCTCTAATTTTAAGCTCCTCAATTCATCCTCCGCTTCCTGCCACAGACATTGTGTTACAAAATGATGTAACCAACATTATCATGTCTAATATTAACCAATTTCATCACCATTTTCTGGCAGAACTAGAAACGAAAAGCAGAAAACAGATACCTCATCAAGAGAATAAGGAATGTGGTTTCAACAAAAGAATTGTCAAGGTACACGATTGAATGACGATTGAATGATGTTTGGTGATATCTTCTTAGAACTCAAGCTTAACGCAAATCTTAAGCCAATAAGATAAGTCTTATCGACATCAGACATAAAACTCTGTTTGAAATCGTGATTTAATTTTATCATCGAATGATAAGGAGCAATGTCCAATACTGTTATACCATGTAGTCTTGCGAGTTGAGAAACTATACAACTTACAGCTGCTTGTGAGGAATTAGAGCTAATGGAAGAATCCAATTCCCTGTAATTATCCAAGAACTCAATGGAAACATCAGAATTGAAGCTGTGTGCTTGAGATTGATCACTTGAGCCAGTTGGAAAATTGATCGAGATATCATAGGTTTGAGTCATAAGACCATTTTCAATTCCAGAAATCTTGTTACCAGCTACCTGGCTGAGCCCCAACTCACTGCCGTTACTTCCCATTGAATCAAGAGACGACACATTGTTGCTTTCATAGGGTGTGTAATTATAACTACTGCATGGTGAATTCACCGAAGTAAGATTCTTGCTTTTGTAGTGACTTTCCCATTGCACCATTTGCTGAAACTCTTTGCTGCTCAATGAGCTATGAGGGGACAGAGTCTTGCTAGTTAAAAATGGCTTAATTCATGATGCTGTTTGCTGATGTTCCATGAAGTTGTTTGGTGAATTCTGAGGGTATGTACTCTTGATAATATCCACTGGTCTTTGCCTGTTTAACAAATCTAAAGATGTTTCCGCCTCTGTTCTGCAACTCCACGCGAACTACTTTTCATGAGCCAAATTGAGCTACAGTAATGTCATTTGGAACCGTAAAGAATAAACTGATGTATTATGGTatgtgaaaataaaatataaatataaattacatcTTGTCTCTTAAAAGTTGCACTTTCCGCTTTTGATTTTCCACTATATCTTAAAGCTTGAGGTCTCGGGTGGTGAGCCGCCATTAATTTATAACTTTTAACCTTAATGTGCCCTTATTTGTTGCTAGATATGGAGCAGCAGAGACTCGGGTTTAGGTTGGCCAACTTCAACTGGATGAGGCACTTAGAGAGATGCAGGTAAACCGAGGGTTCATATATTGTCGAAAAGAATGAAATTGTCATGCACAAGCTCTGATCCCAACTAAGCCTAAAAATTGACGTACATATAACTTGTTCAATAATAGTTTACGCTTTCAGTATGCTCAATTATAGTAGGATAGTATGCCACATTGGCAAAATCCATGATGAATGCAATTCACCGGAATGTTTTGATTTACCCAAGAAATTCAGGAAAGATTGGAGTGCCAGTTCAATAGCAGATTTGATTTCCAGAGCTTTTCCACCCTTTGATACTACGTAAACCGAGCAAGAATCGGGTGCATACTTTGCTACACAACTTGGAACATCTGCATTTCTAAATGCCCTGCTATTACACAACACCAAAAGCTGTGTAAGAAGGCTTACATGGAAGCACAGTCATGGGAGCGTTTCAATACATGGAGGTGAAACTTCTCTACTTTTAAGTAGTCTATATAAGAATTTTGTTCTCCCCCATCAGAGAAGACCATTACCCCTGCTGCCACATGTATCTATTTATTTTCCCAAAATGGATGACTCTATTCGTTGTGGAACAGAAGACTCTGCGTTATCTACACAGTAACGTCTAAATTATTGGATCgaccttgacataaaaactctGCATTATCTACACCGTAAACTTTCCAAGTTCAAAACCTTGCTATAAGACAAGGTGAAAAGCCATATTGGCTGCTGCTATGTCTATAAGACAAGGTGAAAAGCCATATTGGCTGCTGCTATGTCAGGGTCGATCCAATAATTTAGACCCAAGGTATGTTATTATGTCATGAGGAATAAAAGTACTGTTTAAGAAACAAATCATTTATGTACACATACCTTGAAATCGCGTTTTGTGTTGAGGCGCCAAGAAcaatggtggtggtgaagttagCATCTGCACACTCACATAGCGTTTTTGCTATGTCATGGCCGTGGAGAACCACATATTTTACACGAATCTGAAAGccgtaaacatataattaaaaCTTGAAAAATCATATAGCTAGCTATCAGTGTAGTATTTCATGACCTCAATAGTATTATGTTACCAGTTAGTTAATCTTTTACCAAAATCCAACTAAATCCCAGTAAGAAATGACTAGACTACTAGAAAGCCCCCAAAAGGTGTGTTTCAATTATGTGTTGATTACCGCTTTTCGAGCACAAAAGCCACAGGAAGGAAGGAACAAGTAGAGCACCACTACCCAACACAATTAAGATGCATGAGTTTAAGGATTAAACTAAAGTTGAAGATAAGCAAAAAGCTCAATTTTAATCCAAATGTCATGTTATGCAAATTTCTCCTATTGAgaattcaaaatcaaactcCTGAATGCCACAAGAAGACTTGCTAGATGACCGAGGGGAATTTGCCCCATGATAGTCGAAAAGGTTAAATGTTTATAAGTAGATCTTATAAAAAGAATTAAAGTCAGACCACCCTCGATAACAAATAAGATAAACTGATTCCCTCTTGGCTGGTGCCACCCTATATATTAGAATAAGCTAGCACCCACATGGAGATAAACATGGTTGAGTGCATATAACATGTAGGAGGATGATTCAATTGTCGTTCAACTTCAAATATCGACGGCCCATTTCACGGCGTGTTGGCTGTTCTTGTCTATGTCGATGGCCACGACAGTGGGTATATTCCCTTCATCAGCAATGTTAATACAATAATTCGTCGGTTCATGATTTGCCATGTTGTAGGGCTGCATGGCGAAGGAATGGTGGCGCCGTGCAGCAATTCCCCTAGAGAGGTCTCCGTTGCTGCGTGGCCCTACCAATCCTGCCCAGCCATGAAGCCACGTTGTCGTGTAGGGAAAAAAATTGATGGAAATGTGAAGACTATGATCGACACCaatatttattgttattttgttttgtaAGCGTAAATGTGTCCTATACTTGGAGGATcaagtcttttttttttttaatcgagAAActaacaatttattataataatattaatttggTTACAAAACAAAGTGGACTGAGTGATCCACAAATCAACTCATGAAATATAATCTAGAAACTCGTTAAAAGCGAATAAAACACTAATATCTGATTAGGTCTGACAAAAGCAAATGTCTAAACATAGATATGCTAAGGGTCCATCTCGCTACGTTGAATATGATATTCTCCCATAAATCCTTCCAAGAATCTTCTTTGTCGTTGAAAACTATGTTATTTCACTGCATCCATACCGACCAAAATATACACTGAGTAATAATGCACCAGAAATACCTGAGACCCTTGCCATTGAGATATCCGTGCTCCATAACAAGCAAGTCTTTCGAATTTTGTGGAAAAGTCCACTCAAAACCCAACTGTTACATAACCTTGATCCAAATACAAGCAAGTCTTtcgaaattttgttattgttaTTAAGAAACCTATATTTATACATGAATTATGCGTGGTttcattttcttcaattttaaGTCCAATAACACACCTAATTGGATAAATATCACAACTTTTATTCAAGATATTAGATAATAACAAATAGTTGTATTTATAAAAAAAGTGTTTtttcttaatataaaattttaaaagttgtttAATTCAGCTATAATTACTTAGCTCTGGTTCATATGCAATTCTTCCATTTAAATCACAAGTAAGTGTATATGATTTGATTCTGGTTTGATATGGTGAAATGAAATATTCCAACTTACAAATTGGACTGAAATAATATAGTTTTTAAACTAGAGGTGTTTGCCTTCGAATTAAactaaaattttagttttagttCGATATTTTTATAACTTTACGGTTGTTATCAAGTTTCGACATGACACGTAACACATTTGAATAAAAGATctcaatttatatttaaaaaaaaataaaattgaaaggTATAACCTAACActcaattttaaacataaaagaCAAATATTACAAAAAGAGATTAAAATACAAAACAAAGGCATCAATTTTTActtctttttattatttctttatttaTGTAATGAAAGAAGTTGAATATAATATGtcattatataatattattatttttcctcTATTTGGTTCTTTTGCTAGAATGACGAAAGGGGAGAGAAGGCAAATTACTAATAGTTGAAAAAGGTgggaaaaacattttaaatgtGACTTGTTTCGCATTAAAATTACCTCGAAACAGAAAAAGATGGCGATAGGGAAATTTCGGGCAccataaattattttttcttgtcttttttttattgaattttattcTTGTACTTTGTTTAATATTCAATCAATTCATATGTTTTTTCTCGCAAAAAATGTCAACTTGAAAAGGTCCTGGAAATTTAAGATGCTTTTATTTCatacatttaaataatttttgacTTCTAAATCTTCAAATATATTGGATGCCCTGAACAAATGCCTTTCAAttcaattaatatttattaGTATTAAATTCAGTAAAGGTGACATTTATTTAATTCCAGGCAGAAGACGATTCCTCCAAACAAGGACACGTGGTCTTCTTGAAGTTTGCCTCATGAAAATTGTTTCTTTTTTCACATTTTTTTCTGCGCAAAAGCATTGATTGGAGTTAGATAATAATCTACGCGTGTCCTATGAAGTAGCAAAGCTTTCCGCacacctctctctctctctatctCCCTATCAAAGCCATAAGGGAAATGAGGGAAAATCTACGGGTGGGGAGTAATTACCGAGCATGGTGAAAGTCCTTTCGCCCTTTTTGTTGGTGTTTCAATTCTTTGGTAAGAACCCTCCACTTGTCTTTGTCTTCCAGTATTTTATATTTCCTTTTGTAATGTAGATGTGGGGGTTTTGAGGAACTTTTTTGAGGAatgaatctttattttctaGAGAAATTTGTTGGAGGAAGGGATTTTGTTTGTCGGATAAGAATGAAATAGCCGTGATTTTCAAGAGGCTATTAAGGGTTCCCTCAGATCCATGAAACCCATGTTCCATGTGGCAACAAGTTTGAGTCTTTGAGGGTTTCCTTGTGTATTTGGGGGCTGGGTTTTGCTTTCTTGAAGGTTCTTTCTTTGGGTTTCCTTTCTTGGAATTATGGCTACGGTTGGATCTGTGGTCTTCTTCTCCATTTAATGACCTTTAAGGGTTGGCGGTGGAGGTGAGATGGTAATTTTTGGGAATCTAAGGTGTTGAAACTGTTTTCAGCTTTATATAGTATATTTTACGACCAGATCTGATTTCCAAAAGTCCGTTATCGCAAATTATCTGGTTTTCAATCTGCTATTGAATTCTTTTACGAGATAAAACGCTGAATACTTGTGTCCCTGTGTGCGTAATTAAATTTTCCCagccttttgtttttattgctGTTGAGAAGACGAATGATGGAAGATATGGCTCCTTCAGTTGCCGTGGCACTTAGCTTAGGTGATCCTGTTTGTGAGAGTTCAGGAATTTCAAACCAAACGGAAATCAAAAGACTAGAACTAGTGACCGAAACAGCAAATTTTCTATCGGATCCAGCTATGGATGATACTGCTAGTTCTAGGTGGGATTCCAGTTCGACATTGCTTGGGCGAAATGGAGCAAAACCTGATATGTCAAAGATGACACAGTATACTGAAAATGGTAAGTTAATCCATGATGCTCAGGAAAGCAAAGAAGATGAGATTCTCTCAATTGGGGAAGACCCCAGTGTTATCAGTGCGGTTGAGTTGCTACCTCTTGATTCTACAGCGGACATAAACTTGCCTCTAAATCTTTCTTCAGAGAGTAGCTTGCCTATAGCCCTCAAAATAGAGGGAATTGACAATGGTCAAATTGTTGCAAAGGTTATTACTTTGGAGGAAAGAAGCATACGGCGGAAAACATCGGGTGAATTTCTTAAACTGAATTCCAAACCAAATGAAGAATGTTCAGATGGACCTACCATAAAGGCATCCATTGTAGCTCTTCCGTTATCCAGTGAGAGTGATACTGGGAAAGGTGGCGTTAAGACTGTCTTTGAAGTGGACTGCATTCCGCTTTGGGGTTCTGTTTCTATCCGCGGAAATAGACCGGAGATGGAAGATGCTGTTGTGGCTGTAcctcattttatgaaaatcCCTATCAAGATGTTTATTGGTGACCGTATGATAGATGGGATTAGTCAGACTTTGAGACACCTGACGTCACATTTCTTTGGGGTGTACGATGGTCACGGTGGATCTCAGGTATGCAATTTATTGTTCATTAAGAAGTTATTTGAGTTAGTTTTCAATTGTTGGGGCATGTTTCGATGTTTTACAATCAATTGGGTAATTGGATGCTATCTAACCCAATTTATAAGTGGTTTGTGTTTGTATCTGCTGCGTGAAGAGCTAGATTTTCACAATGATTTTGACTTCGTATGATAATTTATCTCCTCTATTTCACCACCCATTGATGGATTTGAGCTTCAAGGAATTGAATCTAGTCACCCAAAGCCATCATTTTTGTTTAAATACGGGGAAGTTGAAATTTGAATTCCTTTCAAATTCGATACATTTTTAGACTATTTTGGGACATTTGATTACGTCGAGAAGCTTTCATTTGGGATCAAATTTCCAAATCATGTTAATTACGATTGCTCTGTTATATCGATCCATCCATTCAATGCAACCTAAGGATTTTGGCTTTTTTGAAATTGTTTGCTTGGGTAAAAAGTTTTGGTGGGTTGGTAACATTTATACTCGCAGCCAACCATGTTACATTCATCTTGTAGGTTGCGAAGTATTGCTGTGATAGGATCCATTTGGCTTTAGAAGAGGAGTTAAACAATGTTAAAGATGATTTGGTAAACGGGAGTATTAGAGACACTAGGGAGATGCAGTGGAACAAGGTTTTTACAAGCTGCTTTCTGAAGGTTGATGATGAGGTTGGAGGGGCGACTAGCAAAGGTTGTCATGGTGGATATGCAAATGATTGCACATCTGAACCTGTTGCCCCAGAAACTGTGGGGTCAACCGCTGTTGTGGCAGTTGTCTGCTCATCCCACATTATAGTTTCCAACTGTGGAGATTCGAGGGCTGTCCTTTATCGTGGTAAAGAAGCAGTTGCGTTATCTGTTGATCATAAAGTGAGCAAATGTTGTCTTGATTAACTTTCCTCCTTCAAAGATTATAATAATGTCTGGTTTTactgaactaatttttattaatttattttctatttatgTTAGCCAAATAGAGAAGATGAATATGCTAGAATTGAAGCATCTGGAGGCAAGGTGATAAAGTGGAACGGACACCGGGTTTTCGGTGTTCTTGCAATGTCAAGATCCATAGGTATGTGATGTCTTTTAATGTCACGATTGTATAAGTTTGTAATGTAAATGTCTATTAATGTATGAAATCATTATAAGTTGTCTTAATTCGAGTTCTTCATTACTTTATATACCTGAAAGACTGGAAATTAAACTCGGATCCTTTTGAGGAATAGAACATTAGAACTACTAGTTTTTTGTCAAATGGCCAAAACGTTCAGGAGTCCTTTCGTCCTGTCTCCCAATTGCTCCACTCCACTGCAGCGTGTCTCAAGTTTGTTTACTTCATCTGTGCAGGTGACAGGTACTTAAAGCCATGGATTATACCTGACCCAGAAGTCTTGTTTATGCCTCGTGCCAGAGACGACGAGTGCCTTATTTTAGCCAGCGATGGGTTGTGGGATGTTTTGACAAACGAGGAAGTATGTGAAGTGGCTAGAAAACGGATCTTAATTTGGCACAAAAAGAATGGAACTCAACCATTAGTTGAGCGGGGGGAGGGAGTCGATCCTGCGGCACAATCCGCGGCAGAATATCTGTCAAATTTGGCCCTTCAGAAAGGTAGCAAGGATAATATTTCTGTAATTGTCGTGGATTTGAAATCCCGAAGGAAATTTAAGAGCAAATCTTGATCTGACTTGGCTTTGGCTCGGATATAgcataaatctataaacacaGCTTAAAGTATCTCTTTATTACATAACATGTCCATTCATTTTTTTCAAATGGGCTTGAAGTGTTGATGAGATTGGTGATCAGCATGTCATGTAGAAAAGCAAAGTGACCATTCATAAAGACACATATCAATTAAACATAGCATCATTCTCTCTTTACTGATAATTGTTGAATTATTCGCTTTATGCacaaagttttatataaaattcaTTTAGTAATTTTATATAAGTTAGATagattcaataaaaaaaaccaTACAGGGTGAAACATGATTGACACACCGCAATCCTCGCATATATTAGTGCTTTTGGATGTCATAAACTGAACATGCGTACCATCCATGGACAAAAGTTGGGCGTATTCAAGAACTGGCGTATAACCTTCAATTTGCCTcgctttatatatatatttgaaaaagactccatatattgtgtgtgagtgtgtattGAAAAAGACTCGATGATATATTGTTGTACAATACAAACACCAAATCCGCGAAAAACATCTCCAAGCATAGAATAAAAGGTATATATGGCAAAATACTTGAGGCAAGCAAAAGATCAAGGAAAACAGAGAACTTGATGAAAGAAGCATCGCCGTCCAACAAAATCAGAGGATGACTTAACCGCTGATGACAATAAAACGACCCTATTACCAAGAATTGGATCCCCCTCAACAAGCACTAATTCACATTTTTGGCACAAAATTACAGATAAACAGGAAAGGGTCCAATAAACTAAGTAGCCTGACAGATAGTTCTTCACGAGGGTCGAGCTCTCTTGTTGCTGCATGTAGGGCATTTGTACTGCTTGATGTGCTCGGCTCTAGCAGGGGTAATCTTGACACATTTTCCATGGAACCACCTCTCACATAGGTCGCAGCATATCCAGAATTCATCAGATGCGTAGTTCTCTCCACAAGCACCGCAGAGGGCATCCCCATGCTCATCTTCTTCCTCGTCCAACCCTTCTTCATCATCTTTTGCCTGGGATACGGAAATCTTCTCGGGAGCTACGGTTGGTAGCTGCACAAAATAGGGCAGTTATATTACAACCAAGAAGAAGATTAATAATTACACTAATGCCGGGAAATCAGCTACGTAAAACATAAAAAAGACCGATATCTTCACAGATATAACGGAATCTCAAAAAAGGCTGACTGTTTAACCAATTTACACCGATAATATCATAGATGCAGTTAAATGATGGGAACACAGCCAAGCTATGAAAGCGAATAAAATCTTTTGGTTACAGATAAAAATAAATTCCCCTTCCGATTTCTTACTGGTTTAGGTTTTGGCTTGAATTTGTTGCTACTAAGATTTGAGACTGCTGATTTCTCCTTCTGTTGCTTCTTTGCAGCACCAGACACCACTTCAAATATGGTTGGAAGTTCattgatcatgttaaaaaggcGCTTCCTGAACCAAGAAGCAGGAATAAGATTATATCACATCATTAACTTCACAATTCAAATAAACCATAAAGCATCCTAAAGGTGTCATCAAAACATGGACTATGATAAATTAATAGAATGCAAAGTTGTTTTCTTCAACAAATGGGTTAAATAGCAACCAGGAAACAGTAACACCGTAATTTGTTAACCCACATACTTTCGCAGTTCCCAAGGACCGGAATCAACATAGATTCTTTTTTATTGCATTATTTTGTAACCTTAAAGGATATGCATAAATTCATCCATGCACACGCCCAAATCAATTAGCTTCTCCAGTGATCAAAGTCTTAGACAAACAAAAATCTTAATTGCACACGACCTTCAACGGAAACAAGTAGAAATATAGGAGACAGCTACTAGGGAAGTATTTATTTAACAGAAATTTTGGCATCATTACTATTGATTTGCTGCCTTTctcttaaaaatatttcaaccgTTATTTTAATGTTATACCGCAACTTAACGGCATAAATGAGACCTTGTAAATGACAAAAATGGGATTGAAGATCCACCTGTCAGCTTTATCGAACCCAAATCTTGCTCCAAAATAGAAGGCAACAGAAAGCAACCACGCGTCACTGTGGACAGCAACAAGAGATAACCAATCTTTGTCCTGCATTCCATCTCTAGCAAAGTTGATTCCCAGAGCAGGCTCAGGGAGTTCAGGAGGTACTTCTTCAGCAGGTAAATTGACCTCCCACTGTTCATTAGGAAATCCATACAAGCACAAATTCTCCTTCTCTGTGAATAAAAATAACAACGGATTACAAGCTGAATTAGTAATATTGCGGAAAAGATGACCCAAAAAATACCTAAATACCATCGCCATATGATTCAAAAATGTAGGAATGGAACGGAACCAGTAAGAAGATGttattaagaaaatgaaaaccCAACAACAGcaacatataaaaataacaACCTAACAAGAAATGGTAGACTTGAAAGTGCTCAAAATGGATACAAAGGATTGCGAAACCTAAAAAATGAATCAAACTTGATGCATCTGCAGCAAATTAATAGACTAATGGAAATTATCAACTTTCAAACAATCGAGCTTGATTTAGTTATTAAACTTCACATCCCAAATCCTATCCTATTTTATAAATTTCGGAGCCTGATTTGCTCAACTTGGAGTTGTCTATAATTTACCTTTCAACATTCCAAAATATTAATGATTTGCCGCAAACACAGCGAATTTTTCAGTGTAGCGCAAAAGGTAACAAGGATCGATAAAGACCGTGAAATACACGGTCATTAGCcataattcaacacttgatttTGCTCAACAAAAACACGAAACAAGAGCATTTTTTAAGAGATAACTAGTTCGTACATGAAACAAAAGTACTCAAACTcaataaaataaacaaatata
This window of the Primulina tabacum isolate GXHZ01 chromosome 4, ASM2559414v2, whole genome shotgun sequence genome carries:
- the LOC142542481 gene encoding uncharacterized protein LOC142542481 codes for the protein MVQWESHYKSKNLTSVNSPCSSYNYTPYESNNVSSLDSMGSNGSELGLSQVAGNKISGIENGLMTQTYDISINFPTGSSDQSQAHSFNSDVSIEFLDNYRELDSSISSNSSQAAEAEDELRSLKLELKHATPKYNAACIEAATANEKAISLQCQHCCNKKTFSRKKLIK
- the LOC142542483 gene encoding PHD finger protein ALFIN-LIKE 5-like, whose amino-acid sequence is MDAGYNPRTVEEVFRDFRGRRGGLIKALTTDVEEFYQQCDPEKENLCLYGFPNEQWEVNLPAEEVPPELPEPALGINFARDGMQDKDWLSLVAVHSDAWLLSVAFYFGARFGFDKADRKRLFNMINELPTIFEVVSGAAKKQQKEKSAVSNLSSNKFKPKPKPLPTVAPEKISVSQAKDDEEGLDEEEDEHGDALCGACGENYASDEFWICCDLCERWFHGKCVKITPARAEHIKQYKCPTCSNKRARPS
- the LOC142542482 gene encoding protein phosphatase 2C 16-like: MVKVLSPFLLVFQFFVAVALSLGDPVCESSGISNQTEIKRLELVTETANFLSDPAMDDTASSRWDSSSTLLGRNGAKPDMSKMTQYTENGKLIHDAQESKEDEILSIGEDPSVISAVELLPLDSTADINLPLNLSSESSLPIALKIEGIDNGQIVAKVITLEERSIRRKTSGEFLKLNSKPNEECSDGPTIKASIVALPLSSESDTGKGGVKTVFEVDCIPLWGSVSIRGNRPEMEDAVVAVPHFMKIPIKMFIGDRMIDGISQTLRHLTSHFFGVYDGHGGSQVAKYCCDRIHLALEEELNNVKDDLVNGSIRDTREMQWNKVFTSCFLKVDDEVGGATSKGCHGGYANDCTSEPVAPETVGSTAVVAVVCSSHIIVSNCGDSRAVLYRGKEAVALSVDHKPNREDEYARIEASGGKVIKWNGHRVFGVLAMSRSIGDRYLKPWIIPDPEVLFMPRARDDECLILASDGLWDVLTNEEVCEVARKRILIWHKKNGTQPLVERGEGVDPAAQSAAEYLSNLALQKGSKDNISVIVVDLKSRRKFKSKS